Part of the Microbulbifer salipaludis genome is shown below.
GATATCGGCGCCGATGACCTGAGCAAGATGTCCCAGTTCATTCCGGGTATGCAGATGATCGATGCCGGCGCCCGCAGCACCGGCCTGGTGACCCTGCGCGGCATGAACGTGGGCGGCCTGGAGGCCTCCGAAAACCAGGGCGGCAAGGACATCATTTCCCGCTACGTCAACGACACACCGCTGCTGATCGATTTCAAGCTGGTGGATATTGAGCGCGTGGAAGTCCTGCGTGGCCCGCAGGGCACCCTGTACGGCCGCGGTGCCATGGCCGGTACCCTGCGCTACATCCTCAACAAGCCGAATACCGAGGCTACCGAGGGTTCGGTGCGCACCGAGGTGTACAAGAACAGCGAGAGCGACGGTTTCTCCAGTGAGGTCAGTGGCGTATTCAACCTGCCGCTGTCCGATACCCTGGCCCTGCGCGTGTCCGGCACCCGCGTAGACGATGCAGGCTTTGTGGATTACAACAATGTGCTGGTAGAGCCGGGTGTATCCAATGACGAGCGGCGGATCAAGGATGCCAACACCGAAGAAACCACTTCCGCCCGTGTTGCCCTGCGCTGGGAACCGACCGATACCTTCTTCGCCCAGGCCAACTACTACCTGCAGGATTCCAAGGCCGGTGGCCGTCAGGCAGTGAACCCGGGCTTTACCGGCGACGACTTCACTTCCGCCCTGCGTTACAACGAAGTGCGTGAGAACAAGGACTCCCTGTTCAACGTGGAACTGGGATACAACAGCGACGCCATCGAAATTTTCTCTACCACCTCCGTGGCGGAATACGAAGGTATCGGCAACCGTGACCAGACCGATCTGCTGTGTGTGGATATCTGGAGCGGTTACTGTGACTTCCCGCAGTTCTCCGCCTACACCGTGGACGACAACCAGTCCGAGTCCCTGGTGCATGAGACCCGCTTCCTGAGCACCGACGAGAACTCCCCCGAGTGGCTCGACTGGATCGCCGGCGTCTACTACGAGGAAACCGACACCCTGCTGGATGCCCGTGAGTACGCTCCCGGCTTCGGCGACTTTGTGGTGAACGAATGGGGCTGGTCCCCCACCGGTCTGGGTGATCTGGAGTACTGGCGCTATGCGGACAGCACCTTCACCGAGCAGGCGGTGTACGGGGAAGCCACCTTCCACGCCAACGACCAGCTGCAGTTCACTTTGGGCGCCCGCTACTTCCAGCAGGAAGAGGCATTCGCCTACGACTGCACCATGTTGCCCTTCTACACCGGCACCGATGCGGATTGCCGCGATGGTAATGGCGAGATCGACGACACCGTATTCAAGCTGAATGCCGCCTACAACTTCACCGATGAAGTGATGTTCTACGCGACCGTGGCCGAAGGCTTCCGTCGCGGCGGCACCAATGCCGGCCCGCAGCTGCTGGACAGCGAGCAGACCTTCAGCTCCGATTCCGCGGTGAACTACGAGCTGGGCTGGCACACCACCCTCGGTGGCAACATCATCCTGAATGGCGCGGTCTTCATGATCGACTGGAGCGATCTGCAGGTGCCCACCAAGTCCCAGGAAGCGGCGATCAACATCACCAAGAACGCCAGCCAGGGCCAGATCACCGGTTTCGAACTGTCCACCCAGGCTGCGCTTACCGACAACCTGATGCTGAATGGCTGGGTGACCTACTACGATCACGCGCTGGATGGCGATGCGCCGGAGATCGGCGGTTTCGATGGTGACAGCTTCCCGGGTGTGCCCAACCTGCAATACAACCTGGCAATGGACTACAACGTGGCGGTGCCCACCGGTGAGCTGACCCTGCGCGGCAACCTCTACTACAAGGACCAGGTGGACACGCGCCTTAATAGTCAGGGCGGTAACTTCGATAACGAAACCCTCGAGGACTACCACCTGTTCAACCTGTCTGCGGACTACCGCCTGAATGAATGGCGTGCATCCCTGTTCGCGGACAACGTCACCAACGAGCTGTACTACAACGGTGTGCGCAGCGCCAAGCGCTACGGCGAACGCGGCCAGTTCTACTATGTGGGCCAGCCGCGTACTGTAGGTGTGAACCTCGCCTACGAGTTCTGATTTTCCTTTCTCTTTATCTCTTTAGCTGATCGTTTGGCGGGGCTTGCCCCGCCTTTTTTGTTTCTGGATCTGCACGAAAAAAACCGCTACAACCTGTGTCTGTGTACCCATACCGAATGGCCCGCTATGTCTGATCCCACCATCCGCCAGCAGCTTGATCTTGCCCGTAAGGCCGCCGCCAACCGGGATTGGCGCAGTGTTTCATCCCGCTGTATCGCGGTGCTGAAAGCCGACCCGCGCCAGCCGGAAGCCCACACCCTGCTGGGGCTCGCCGCGCTGGAGGGCGGTAATGCGCAGATCGCCGCACGTGCGCTCAACACGGCCCTCAAGCTGGACCCCTCGTTTGGCGAAGCGCGGGTCTACCTGGCGCGGATACTGGCGGCCAATGGCCAGTTTGCCGAGGCGGAATCCGAAGCCGACAAGTGCAAAGAGCAGATCACCAGCGACCCGCAGTTACTGGATACCCTGGCCACGCTCTACAGCCATCTGGGGCGCCAGCCGCAGGCACTGGCGCTGTACCGGCAGGCGCTTGTTTGCGCACCCGAGGACGTGGGTATTCTTGCCAATACGGCGGCAGTGCAGATATTTCTGGGACAGCGCGCGGAAGCCGCCGACCTCCTACAGCGCGCCTTGCAGCGGTCGCCGGAGCACTACCGCTGTCACTGGCTGCTGGCGAAATGCCGGCACACCGAGGACCCCGATGAGATCCGGGGCCAGCTTGGCACCCTCCGCACCCTCGCGGAACGCGCGTCACCGGCGGCGCTGCCCTATTTGCACTATGCGGCGGGCAAGCTGTGTGAGGATCTCGCAGACTGGCCAGCGGCCTGGGCGCACTACCAGGCTGGGGCCGGCGCGCAGCGGCAGCGGTTGAATTACCGCAGTGATGAGGAGGCCGGGATATTTGACGCGGTGCGCGAACACCTGGGAGATCAGTGGTACCGGAATCAGGCCGCAGGCCAGGATGATGGAGAAACACCGGTATTTATTGTGGGGTTGCCGCGCACCGGCAGTACCCTGGTGGAGCAGATTCTCGGCAGCCACCCGCAGGTACAGGCACTGGGCGAACTGGTGCAGTGGCCACTGGCGGTGAAGCAGCTCGCGGGCAGTCGCGATGCGGCGCTAATCAGTCGCGACAGTATTGCCGCCGTGGCCGGATGCTCCGCCGCCACACTGGGGCAGCGTTACCGGCAGAGCATTGCGCACCTGCGCAACCACCAGCGCTGTTTTACCGACAAGCTGCCGGGCAACTTTCTCTACCTGCCCCTGATCGCCCGCGCCCTGCCCGGCGCGCGATTTGTACACGTCACTCGCCACCCCATGGATGCCGGCTTTGCCATCTACAAGCAACTGTTCGCCGAAGCCTATCCCTGGTCTTACGATCTGCAGGAACTGGGCGAGTACTACGTGCAGTATCGCCAGCTGATGCAGCAGTGGCAGGCGTTGATGCCGGAGCGAATTTACACCCTGGACTACGACCAGCTGGTGGCGGACCCGGAAGGCCAGACCCGGGCACTGCTGGACTGGCTGGGGTTACCCTTCGCCAGCGATTGCCTGCAGTTCCACCGGTCCGAACGTGCCGCGGCAACCGCCAGCGCGGCGCAGGTGCGCGAACCGATTCACGCCCGCTCCAGCGGCCGCTGGCAAAAGTTTTCCACGCAGCTGCAGCCCTACCGGGATGTGTTGGCGCGCGCGGGTATCCTAACGGACCCGGCTGGCTAGAGGCCGGGCTGAACGGATTTGCGGCCCTGCGCCGGCTGCTTCTCTGTGGCGGTGGTTTCGTGATCGCCCCAGTGGTGATCCAAATGCAGGTCCGGATCCCGCCGATCTTCCTGCAGAGCCTGCAGTAATTGCTCGCGGTAGATTTTGGTTTTTGCCACGTGCTGGGATTCATCCCGCCAGTAGGGGAACAGGGATTCCAGCATACGCTGATCGTGCTGCTTGAACTTGCGCGCCGCGCGCTGGGCCTGGTGTTTCGACAGCCCCAGTAGCTGCAGGGCACCGGCGCCGATTTCCAGGGCGCTGTCGACAGTTTCCCGGTAGATGTATTTCACCCCCGCTTCCATCAGTGCGTACTGGTGCATGCGGTTGCGCGCCCGCGCCAGAATGGTCAGGTGCGGGAAGTGATTCTGGATGCGGCTTACAATCTCCAGCGAGGCGGCCTGGTCGCTCAGGGTGAGGATCACGATCTTGGCGTTTTCCGCGCCGGCGGCGTGCAACAGGTCCTCCCGCGAGGCGTCACCGTAGTAGGCCTTGATACCGTAGCGGCGCACCAGTTCGAGCTGTTCCGCGTTGTGCTCCAGCAGTGTGGTCTCGAATCCGCAGGCGTTCAGCAGGCGTCCGGAAATCTGGCCGTAGCGGCCGTAGCCGATGATGATCACTGGCGAGCCGTCATCGTTGGGGGCACTGTCGGGCACATCCGGCAGGCGCGGGCCAGTGAAGAACCGCGGCTGGATGAGCTGTTCATAGGCCAGCAACAGCAGCGGTGTCAACGCCATGGACAGTGCGATCAGGGCGATCAGCACACTGGTGACGTCCGCCGGCAGCACCTTGTTCTGGCTGGCATAGGCCAGCAATACAAAGCCGAATTCCCCCGCCTGCGCCAGGGACAGGGCAAACAGCCAGTCCTCGCCCCGCGCCATGCCGCGTACCCGCGCCAGCGCGAACAGGATGACGAATTTGACCGTGACCAGCAGCAGTAGCAGCCCCAGCAACAGCAGCGGCTGTTGCATCACCAGTGCGAGGTCGAGGTTGGCGCCTACCGCAAGGAAAAAGAGCCCCAGCAGCAGACCCTTGAATGGCTGGATATCGGCTTCCAGCTCGTGGCGGAATTCACTGTCTGCCAGTACCACCCCGGCGAGGAATGTCCCCAGTGCCGGCGACAGGCCCAGGCCGCTCATGATGGCGGCGGCGCTGAGCACGATGAGCAGGGAGCAGGCGGTGAACAGTTCGCGGGTGCGCGACCCCACCACCATCCGCAGCAGCGGGGTCAGCAGGTAACGACCGGCCAGCACCAGCGCGGTGATTGCCGCCAGCACCGCCAGTGCGTAGGTCCAGCCCTGCAGGGCGTCGGGGTCGGTGGCCACTTCCACGGTGGCCAGCAGCGGCAGCAGCGCAAGAATGGGGATCACCGCTATGTCCTGGAACAGCAGCACGCTGAAGGCATTGCGCCCACCCTCGGTCTTGAGCAGGTTCTTTTCCGACAGCGACTGCAGTACGATGGCGGTGGAGGACAGCGCGAGAATCAGGCCCACCGCGGTGGCGCTGCGCCAGTCAAACCCGAACATGACCATGGCCAGCCCGCACACGGCCGCCGCGGTAAGCAGCACCTGGGCGCCACCGGTGCCGAAGATCGCCCCCCGCAGGGCCCACAGCTTCTTCGGCCGCAGTTCCAAGCCAATCAGAAACAGCATCAGCGCCACGCCAAACTCGGCGAAGTGCAGCTCATCGCTGGTATCACCCACCAGGCCGAAGGCGTGGGGGCCAATCAGGACACCCGCCACCAGGTAACCCAGTACCGAGCCGAACCCGAGGCGTTTGGCCAGGGGCACGGAGAAGACGGCGGCGGCGAGAAATATGACGGTCTGAAGCAAAAAATTGTCGTGCGGCATGGACGCTCTTTCTGGTTGTCGCGGGGCCGCTTGGCGGCCGGTTAGTCAGGTTGTGGTGTAGGTGCGGCGCGCTCGGGGTCGGCGGCTTCGCGGCTGCGGCGGATGAGCGGCGCGATGGTGGAGCCCTGCACCACAATGGAGAAGAGTACCACGCCGTAGGTCATCACTACCCACAGGTGACGCAAGTCGTGGGTGCTGCCGTTGCTGGTATCCCCGATCAGGTAGCCGGACGGGATCGACATCGCCAGCGCCAGCGCCAGTCCGCCCCGCAGCCCGCCCCAGATCAGAATCCGTTCGGTATACGGGTGGTATTTGCGGCGCCGTTTGAGCAGCTGAAACGGCACGCCCACCGCCAGCACGCGTCCCAGCAGCACTATCACGATCGCGGCGACGATCAGCACATAGTCGATGGGCGAGAAGTCGATGGTGATCAGGAACAGCCCCACCAGCAGGAACAGGATACCGTTGAGAAACTCTTCGGTAATGGTCCAGAAGTTGTCCAGCTCGTGCTGACTCACCCGCGAGAATCCGCGTTCGCGGGTGAAGTTGCCGATGATGATACCGGACACCACCATGGCCAGGGCCCCAGACACGTGCAGCAGGTTGGCCGCGGCAAAACCCGCGGTAGGAATCACCAGGGTCAGCAACAGTTCCAGGCTGTGATCATTGGTGGAGCAGATCAGCCAGTGGAACAGGCCGCCAATCGCGAGCCCGAGCGCGATGCCGCCGAGGGCCTCCACCATAAACAGGTGGCTGATGGCGGGCAGTGTCGGTTCGGTGCCCTGGAATGCCAGTGCGTAGATTACCGCAAACACCACCATGCCGAAGCCGTCATTGAACAGCGACTCACCCTCGACCTGAATCGAAACCTGTTCCGGCGCCTTCAGGCTCTTGATGATGGCCAGCACCGCAATGGGGTCCGTGGGCGAGATCAGTGCGCCGAACAGCAGGCAGTACACCAGGTCCACGGGCATGCCGATCAGCGCGAACAGGGCGTACATCATGTAGCCCACCGCGAAGGTGGAAATCAGGGTGCCGACAATGGCCAGCAGGGTGATTTCCACCTTCTGGTTGCGCAGCATCAACAGGTCAATATGCAGGGAGCCGGCGAACAGCAGGAAGCCCAGCATGCCCTTCAGCAGCAGGTCTTCCAGGTTCATCACCGGGAGCAGCTGCGCCACCCAATCCCGCAGCTCCACAATTTCCAGCTTGCCGAGACCGGTAACAATCAGCGACAGGGCCAGTGAGCCCGCGGTGATGGCAATGGTGGTCTGGGTGCGCAGTACGTACTGATTGATAAAACCGAGGAACACGGACACAGCCGCGAGAAAACAGAAGATGTAATAGACGTCCATGCCCTGGGGGGTGCCTCGATTGGGTCGGTTGCGCGCTGGCGTTGCGGCCGGCGCGCCTGCGCTCAGTCCGTCAGCGTGCCGTTATTGTAGTCGCGCACCGCTTGCTCAATCTGCTCGCGGGTGTTCATGACAAAGGGGCCATAGTGCGCAACGGGTTCGTTGAGTGGGGCGCCGCGCAGCAGCAGCAAGCCGGTGCCTTCTCCGGGGCCGTCTGCGGGCGCGCGCAATTGTAATGATTCACCGGCACCAAACAACACCAGATTGCCCCGCGTCACGGTACCGCGCTCGGTGGCCAGCGATCCCCGGTAGATATAGGCCAGTACGGTGTGCTTCTCGGGCAGCGGCAGGGAAACGTCGGCCCCCGGCGCCAGGCGCACATCGGCCACCGAGGCTTCACTGGCCGCATCCAGCAGCGGGCCAGACACGGACTCACCGGCAATTTGCCAGGTGCCGGCAATCAGGCGAATCATTGAGCCCTGCGCGTCCAGTGTGCGCTCCTGTACCTGTTCCGGCTGCAGGTCGCGCCAGTCCGGCGTGCTCATCTTGTCCTTCGCCGCCATATTGATCCACAGCTGGAAGCCGTGCATACCGCCTTCGCCCTGGGAGGGCATTTCCGAGTGGATGATGCCGCGCCCGGCGCGCATCCACTGGGCACCGCCCTCGCGAATGGCGCCGCGGTTACCCAAGTGGTCCTGGTGCTCAAACTCGCCACTCAGCATGTAGGTCAGCGTTTCGATCCCCCGGTGCGGGTGCGGCGGGAAACCGGCAATGTAATCGTCGGGATTTTCCGAGCGGATCTCATCCACCATCAGGAACGGGCTGAAGTCCGCGGACTGGAATCCAGCCACCCGATGAATTTTCACGCCGGCGCCATCGGCGGACGGATGCCCCGCCACGACGCGGGCGGCGGGCCGCAGGCTGACGCTGTTTTCGCTGTTGGGTGTGACGTTTTGCATGGTTATGCTCCTCCGTTTGCGGCAGTATAGGCCGATTAAATCGCCAGAAAATGGCAAATAATCGCAGCTAATATTCGAACGGCTCGACAGGTCGCGTCGTTAACGCTTTTCATCGATCGAAATCAGACAAAGGACAGTCAATGGCCAAGGTAACCCTGGAGCAGTGGCGGATGTTTCAGGCCGTGGTGGAACACGGCGGTTTTTCTCAGGCCGCGGAAGCGGTGCACAAGAGCCAGTCATCGATTAATCACGCGGTACACAAACTGCAGGAGAGCCTCGGGGTCTCGTTGCTGGAAGTGCGTGGGCGCAAGGCGGAACTCACCGACGCGGGGCGGGTTCTGCTGAACCGTGCCGGCGGCCTGCTGGACGAGGCGGAAGCGCTGGAGTCGGTGGCCGCGAGCCTGGGTGCCGGCACCGAGGCGCAACTGCGCCTGGCGGTGGATGTGCTGTTTGATTACGAGGCCCTGTTCAATGCGGTGGAGCGTTTTGCCGCCGAGTTTCCCCACACCCGCCTGGAGATTCGCGAAACCGTATTGTCCGGTGCCGAGGAATTGCTGCTGCAGCAGGAGGCGGATTTCATCCTGTCCGCGCGCGTACCCCAGGGGTTTGTGGGTGAGCCGGTGGCGCGGGTGAAATTTGTGCCGGTGGCACACCCGGACCACCCGCTGCATCATCTGGGGCGGCCGGTGAACCGGGAAGATCTCAAGGCGGCGCGGCAGATCGTGATGCGCGATTCCGCGCTGAAAAACCGCCAGGATGCGGGTTGGCTCGGCTCCGACCAGCGCATCACTGTCACCAACGTGCACACCTCCATCGAGTTGATCGAGCGCGGCCTGGGGTTTGCCTGGCTGCCGCAGACCCGCATCCGCGACTCCCTGTCGGCCGACCGGCTGCTGCCGCTGCGCACCGAAGAGCCCTGGGAGCGGGATGTCACCGTCTATCTGGTGTATGCGGATCAGGACCGCGCCGGCCCCGCCGCGTGCCTGCTACTGCGCGCCCTGCGTGAAGGCTTGCCACCGATCGAGTGATCGGGGCGCCGTATCCTCTGCCCACTGGTCAAATCAATCTAAAACAGGAAGCGTGTCATGGTGCGCGACAGTGAGGAAATCCGCTGGGGCATTATCGGTTGCGGCAATGTCACCGAGCTGAAAAGTGGCCCGGCGTTCAATAAGGTGGCGGGATCAAGGCTGGTTGCGGTCATGCGCCGCAACCGGGAAAAGCTGCTGGACTATGCTGCGCGCCACCGAGTGCCAAAAACCTATACCAGCGCCGACGACCTGATTAACGACCCGGAAATCGACGCCATCTATGTGGCCACGCCACCGGGGAGCCATCGGGAGTATGCGCTGAAGATAGCGAGCGCCAACAAACACTGTTGCCTGGAAAAACCGATGGCGCTCGATTTCAGTGAGTGCGAAGACATTGTCGCCGCGTTTGCAGGCCGGGAGGCGCAGCTGTTTGTCGCTTACTACCGCCGCTCCCTGCCCCGCTTCAATCAGGTAAAAGAGTGGATCGACGGCGGTAGAATCGGTGCCATTCGCCATATCAACTGGAGCTATGCGCGCGCACCCTCCGCCGCGGACCTGTCACCGGAATACGATTGGCGCACCGACCCGGCGGTGTCCGGCGGTGGTCATTTTGTCGATCTCGCCTGCCACGGTCTCGACCTGTTTATCCATCTCGCCGGAGATATTGCCGACGCCAAAGGGATCGCGGTCAATCAGCAGGGCCTGTATGACGCGGAAGATGCGGTTTCCGCCTGTTGGGTATTTGCAGGCGGTGCTACCGGCGCGGGCTTCTGGAATTTTGCCGCTAGTGACTACAACGATGAGGTGGTGATTTATGGCAGCAGGGGCAGCATCCGTTTTTCCGTGTTTGCCGACAAGCCGCTGTTGCTCGAAGCCGGCGACGATTCCGCAACTGTCGCGATCGCCCACCCGGAAAATATCCAGTATTTCCATATCGACAATATGGTCAAACACCTCAACGGCGAAGGCCGGCACCCGGTATCTGCCGCCGAGGGCGGCAAAGCCTCACGGGTGATGGACCAGATTTTGGCGGGATTTCGCTAGGTTTGGCGCTCACTTCTATAAATTCGATCTATCCCTGCGAATATATGCGATTTTCGTTTTAAAAATTCGAATTAGACTAAACAGCGTTGTCTCTTCATACACTTTCTCTCTGCAAACCTATTTCGATAAAGGACCCTGCTATGAACAACGGCGTACTGTTTGATTTCTCCAAGCTGATGGCGCGCATCCTGATGTCGGTGATGTTTATTGTCGCCGGTTACAGCAAGATCGGCGCCTACGCAGGCACCCAGGAATATATGGCATCGGCGGGCGTGCCCGGCTTCCTGCTGCCGCTGGTCATCCTGCTGGAGCTGGGCGGTGGCCTGGCGATTCTGTTTGGTTTCTTTACCCGCTGGGTGGCAGTGGCGTTTGCTGCTTTCTGTGTGGTGAGCGCGTGGCTGTTCCACAATGTGCCCGGCGACCAGATGCAGCAAATCCTGTTTATGAAAAACATCACCATCGCCGGTGGCTTCCTGATTCTGGCCTGCGCCGGTGCCGGCCGCTTCAGCTTTGATTACGTCATGGCCAACGTGAAGAACCGCTGAGGAGATACCCATGGGATTACTGGTAAATGGTGAATGGAAAGATCAGTGGTACGACACCGACAAAAGTGGTGGCGCCTTCGAGCGTGAGGCGGCGCAACTGCGCAACTGGGTGACGGCCGATGGCAGTGCCGGCCCCAGTGGCGAAGGCGGGTTCGCAGCGGAAAAAGACCGCTACCACCTGTACGTCTCACTGGCCTGCCCCTGGGCACACCGCACCCTGATCTTCCGCAAGCTCAAGGGGCTCACCGATTACATCAGCGTGTCGGTGGTCAGCCCCTACATGCTGGAGAATGGCTGGACCTTTGATGAAAGCGAGGGCAGTACCGGCGATGACCTGTTCGGCAGCGAATTCCTGCACCAGGTGTACACCCGCAACCGCCCTGAGTACTCCGGGCGCGTCACAGTGCCGGTGTTGTGGGACAAACAGCGGCAGTGCATCGTCAGCAACGAGTCTTCAGAAATCATCCGCATGTTCAACACCGCGTTTGATGCGCTTACCGGCGACTCCCAGGATTTTTATCCACAGGATTTGCGCGGTGACATCGATGCCACCAACACGCTGGTTTACGACAACATCAACAATGGTGTGTACCGCGCGGGGTTCGCCACCAGCAAAGAGGCCTACGAGACGGCGTATCACCGGCTGTTCGAGGCCCTGGAGCAGCTGGAACAACGGCTGCAGGTTAACCGCTACCTCACCGGCGAGCGTATCACCGAGGCGGACTGGCGGTTGTTTACCACGCTGATCCGTTTTGACGCCGTGTACCACGGCCATTTCAAGTGCAACAAGCAGCGCCTGGCGGACTACCCCAACCTGTGGGGCTATGTGCGCGAGTTATACCAGTGGCCCGGTGTGGCCGAGACAGTGGACTTTTACCACATCAAAACCCACTACTACGCGAGCCACAAAAACATCAATCCCACCGGGATTGTGCCGCTGGGGCCTGAGCTGGACTACTCGGCGCCCCACGGTCGCGGCGCCTGACCGGGAACCAATCGGTCGCAGGTAGAGCCGGGCTCCAACCTGCGACCGTGGAGTAGATCAGCGTTACAGGTCAGCGTATTATCCTGCATATTTTTTTGCCCTATAGTGAGTACTCACACTGCGATGCCCCGCTGCATTCGCGATGGGACCGGGCTTTTGGGCAACTTCATTGCTGTAAGAGATCATTATGCGGATTTTTGTATTAACGACGGGGCGCTCTGGCTCAACCACGTTTGCTGAGGCCTGTACTCACATCGAGGGCATGACGTCCGGCCATGAGACGCATGCGGGCATGATCAAGGGACGCCTGGAGTATCCCGACAACCATATTGAGTCGGACAACCGGCTGGTGTGGTTTCTGGGCACGCTGGATCAAATGTACGACGACGAGAACACCTTCTACGTGCACCTGACCCGCGATGCAGAGAAAATTGCGCTGAGCTACCGTGATCGCTGGCAGGGGGCGATCTGCGTGGCTCGTCACTTCTACCACGGTATTTTGATGTGCCGCCGCAAGCCGGATATGGAGAGCGCTCTGGACACCTGCAGGCTGCTCGTTGACACGGTACATGACAATGTCACCTTCTTCCTGAGCCGCCGTCAGAACTGGGCCACTGTGCGTATGGAGTCTCTGGAAGAAGACTTCTTCAAGTTCATGGATGCCGCCGGCGTACAGGGTGATCGGGACAAAATCCTCGGTGCCTTGCGCACCGTAAAAAGCGGTAACAAGTATGCGCGCAAGAAAAAAGGCCTGTTGTACAAGCTGCGTTCGCTTTACTCCTCTCGCTTCCTGAGGTGATTCCTTTGCTATGAAGGCAGCACTCTGGTTCGCTGACCGCGCGGCTATACTGGGGGCTACCTTTCCACCCGGAGAACTCGATGAAGCTATTTTACGCCCCGGGCGCCTGCTCCCTGTCCCCGCATATCGTCGCCTGCGAGGCGGACATTGACCTGGATCTGTGCAAGGTCAACCTGAAAACCAAGCAGACCGAAAGCGGCGGTGACTACACCGAGGTGAATCCGAAGGGCTATGTGCCCGCGCTGCAGCTGGAAGGCGGCGAGGTGCTCACTGAGGGGCCGGCCATCGTGCAGTTTCTGGCGGAACAGAAGCCGGAGAAAAAACTGGCTCCGGAGCACGGTTCTCTGGAGCACTACCGGGTGCTGGAGTGGCTGAACTACCTCTCTACCGAAGTGCACAAATCCTTTGTGCCCCTGTTCTGGGGCGGCAGTGACGAGGACAAGGCGGAGGCCAGGGAAAGGATTGGCCAGCGCTTCCAGTACGTGGAAGAGCAACTGGCC
Proteins encoded:
- a CDS encoding LysR family transcriptional regulator; the encoded protein is MAKVTLEQWRMFQAVVEHGGFSQAAEAVHKSQSSINHAVHKLQESLGVSLLEVRGRKAELTDAGRVLLNRAGGLLDEAEALESVAASLGAGTEAQLRLAVDVLFDYEALFNAVERFAAEFPHTRLEIRETVLSGAEELLLQQEADFILSARVPQGFVGEPVARVKFVPVAHPDHPLHHLGRPVNREDLKAARQIVMRDSALKNRQDAGWLGSDQRITVTNVHTSIELIERGLGFAWLPQTRIRDSLSADRLLPLRTEEPWERDVTVYLVYADQDRAGPAACLLLRALREGLPPIE
- a CDS encoding DoxX family protein, whose amino-acid sequence is MNNGVLFDFSKLMARILMSVMFIVAGYSKIGAYAGTQEYMASAGVPGFLLPLVILLELGGGLAILFGFFTRWVAVAFAAFCVVSAWLFHNVPGDQMQQILFMKNITIAGGFLILACAGAGRFSFDYVMANVKNR
- the gstA gene encoding glutathione transferase GstA, whose product is MKLFYAPGACSLSPHIVACEADIDLDLCKVNLKTKQTESGGDYTEVNPKGYVPALQLEGGEVLTEGPAIVQFLAEQKPEKKLAPEHGSLEHYRVLEWLNYLSTEVHKSFVPLFWGGSDEDKAEARERIGQRFQYVEEQLAGDYLMGDDFCIADAYLFTVYNWCSMVEVDTGRWPKLKAFAERMSQREGVKKAMRAEGLL
- a CDS encoding Gfo/Idh/MocA family protein, producing the protein MVRDSEEIRWGIIGCGNVTELKSGPAFNKVAGSRLVAVMRRNREKLLDYAARHRVPKTYTSADDLINDPEIDAIYVATPPGSHREYALKIASANKHCCLEKPMALDFSECEDIVAAFAGREAQLFVAYYRRSLPRFNQVKEWIDGGRIGAIRHINWSYARAPSAADLSPEYDWRTDPAVSGGGHFVDLACHGLDLFIHLAGDIADAKGIAVNQQGLYDAEDAVSACWVFAGGATGAGFWNFAASDYNDEVVIYGSRGSIRFSVFADKPLLLEAGDDSATVAIAHPENIQYFHIDNMVKHLNGEGRHPVSAAEGGKASRVMDQILAGFR
- a CDS encoding glutathione S-transferase family protein — encoded protein: MGLLVNGEWKDQWYDTDKSGGAFEREAAQLRNWVTADGSAGPSGEGGFAAEKDRYHLYVSLACPWAHRTLIFRKLKGLTDYISVSVVSPYMLENGWTFDESEGSTGDDLFGSEFLHQVYTRNRPEYSGRVTVPVLWDKQRQCIVSNESSEIIRMFNTAFDALTGDSQDFYPQDLRGDIDATNTLVYDNINNGVYRAGFATSKEAYETAYHRLFEALEQLEQRLQVNRYLTGERITEADWRLFTTLIRFDAVYHGHFKCNKQRLADYPNLWGYVRELYQWPGVAETVDFYHIKTHYYASHKNINPTGIVPLGPELDYSAPHGRGA